One Pseudomonas sp. AN-1 genomic region harbors:
- a CDS encoding beta (1-6) glucans synthase: protein MTARSRCLPLYCLSLLFTLIALAGLWYGLGREQPLPDPQLASGKLQCASYSPFDHDQSPFNKPLNIRRERVEADVALLAERFDCLRTYSVTGLDYLPDLARQHGLKLMIGAWVSREPKATRREIERVIRMANAHPDVVSAVIVGNEALLRREISASRLTALIEEVKSRVEQPVTYADVWEFWERHPEIAPAVDFITIHLLPYWEDDPTGIDGALAQVRRIHDEFEERYAPKPIFIGETGWPSEGRQREDARPSRVNEARFMRGVIDMAEQNGWQYNLIEAFDQPWKRISEGTVGGYWGLFDAHRNDKGVLAGPVSNLPDWQYWLGLSILLLGGGLLLGGAPLARPSAWQLPLATGIAAAVITLWAEQMRLDSRHPGEWLWHGALLLLSLLSAARGLLHLNPPAAGWRARLATWLASRSSTLLLAIALAGAWLMMAQVFDPRYRSFPTFAMLLPALSFFLWPSRGPRDELGLLAVLIGIGLPIMLWQETLLNIQAAGWGLVGLLLVAVLWRSRQPSGMPSLPELPARA, encoded by the coding sequence ATGACCGCCCGATCGCGCTGCCTCCCGCTGTACTGCCTGTCCCTGCTGTTCACCCTGATCGCCCTCGCCGGCCTGTGGTACGGCCTTGGCCGCGAGCAGCCGCTGCCCGACCCGCAACTGGCCAGCGGCAAGCTGCAATGCGCGTCCTACAGCCCGTTCGACCACGACCAGTCGCCGTTCAACAAGCCGCTGAACATCCGCCGCGAGCGCGTCGAGGCCGACGTCGCCCTGCTCGCCGAGCGCTTCGACTGCCTGCGCACCTACTCGGTGACCGGCCTCGACTACCTGCCCGACCTGGCCCGCCAACATGGCCTCAAGCTGATGATCGGCGCCTGGGTCAGCCGCGAACCCAAGGCGACCCGCCGCGAGATCGAGCGGGTGATCCGCATGGCCAACGCCCACCCGGACGTGGTGAGCGCGGTGATCGTCGGCAACGAGGCGCTGCTGCGCCGCGAGATCAGCGCCAGCCGCCTGACCGCGCTGATCGAGGAGGTGAAGTCGCGCGTCGAGCAGCCGGTGACCTACGCCGACGTCTGGGAGTTCTGGGAGCGCCACCCGGAGATCGCCCCGGCGGTGGATTTCATCACCATCCACCTGCTGCCCTACTGGGAGGACGATCCCACCGGTATCGACGGCGCACTGGCGCAGGTCAGGCGCATACACGACGAGTTCGAGGAAAGATATGCGCCCAAGCCGATCTTCATCGGCGAGACCGGCTGGCCGAGCGAAGGCCGCCAGCGCGAGGATGCACGCCCCAGCCGGGTCAACGAGGCGCGATTCATGCGCGGCGTGATCGACATGGCCGAGCAGAACGGCTGGCAGTACAACCTGATCGAGGCCTTCGACCAGCCCTGGAAGCGCATCAGCGAAGGGACCGTCGGCGGCTACTGGGGACTGTTCGACGCCCACCGCAACGACAAGGGCGTGCTGGCCGGACCGGTATCCAACCTGCCGGACTGGCAGTACTGGCTGGGCCTGAGCATCCTGCTGCTGGGCGGCGGCCTGCTGCTGGGCGGCGCTCCGCTCGCCCGGCCATCCGCCTGGCAACTGCCGCTGGCCACCGGCATCGCCGCCGCCGTCATCACCCTGTGGGCCGAGCAGATGCGCCTGGACAGCCGCCATCCGGGCGAGTGGCTGTGGCACGGAGCCCTGCTCCTGCTGAGCCTGCTGAGCGCCGCGCGCGGGCTGCTGCACCTCAACCCGCCGGCGGCAGGCTGGCGCGCACGATTGGCCACCTGGCTGGCGAGCCGCTCCAGCACGCTGCTGCTGGCCATTGCGCTGGCCGGCGCCTGGCTGATGATGGCCCAGGTGTTCGACCCCCGCTATCGCAGCTTCCCCACCTTCGCCATGCTGCTGCCGGCATTGAGCTTCTTCCTCTGGCCATCGCGCGGACCGCGCGACGAACTCGGCCTGCTCGCCGTGCTGATCGGCATCGGCCTGCCGATCATGCTCTGGCAGGAAACCCTGCTCAACATCCAGGCCGCGGGCTGGGGACTGGTCGGCCTGCTGCTGGTCGCCGTGCTGTGGCGCAGCCGCCAGCCGTCGGGCATGCCCAGCCTGCCGGAACTGCCGGCGCGCGCCTGA
- a CDS encoding YheU family protein, giving the protein MLIPHDLLEPATLTRLIEDFVTREGTDNGDDTPLDTRVARVRQALQRGEAIIAFDPDSQQCQLMLRRAAPVEWLD; this is encoded by the coding sequence ATGCTGATTCCCCACGACCTGCTCGAGCCCGCCACCCTGACCCGCCTGATCGAGGACTTCGTCACCCGCGAGGGCACCGACAACGGCGACGACACGCCGCTGGACACCCGCGTCGCGCGGGTGCGCCAGGCCCTGCAGCGCGGCGAGGCGATCATCGCCTTCGACCCGGACAGCCAGCAGTGCCAGTTGATGCTGCGCCGCGCCGCCCCGGTCGAATGGCTGGACTGA
- a CDS encoding DUF3365 domain-containing protein, which translates to MRIASLALLATLAAPAMAADTQQLAAEGAALIPPFQQQLLDTVKAAMQDGGPVKAVEACQLLAPQIAAQHSQAPWRVGRTALKVRNPNNAPDAWERQVLEQFAARAAAGEPVAELRHAEVVDGEFRLMKAIPTGEPCLACHGSKLKPELAAVIDQRYPQDQARGFALGELRGAFTLRRTLDTPNE; encoded by the coding sequence ATGCGCATTGCCAGTCTCGCCCTGCTCGCCACCCTCGCCGCTCCGGCCATGGCCGCCGACACCCAGCAGCTCGCCGCCGAGGGCGCCGCACTGATTCCGCCGTTCCAGCAGCAGCTGCTGGACACCGTGAAGGCAGCCATGCAGGATGGTGGCCCGGTCAAGGCCGTGGAAGCCTGCCAGCTGCTCGCACCGCAGATCGCCGCCCAGCACAGCCAGGCGCCATGGCGGGTCGGCCGTACCGCGCTGAAGGTGCGCAACCCGAACAACGCGCCGGACGCCTGGGAGCGCCAGGTGCTGGAACAGTTCGCCGCGCGTGCCGCCGCCGGCGAGCCGGTGGCCGAACTCAGGCATGCCGAGGTGGTCGATGGCGAATTCCGCCTGATGAAGGCCATCCCCACCGGCGAGCCCTGCCTGGCCTGCCACGGCAGCAAGCTCAAGCCGGAACTGGCCGCAGTGATCGATCAACGCTATCCGCAGGACCAGGCCCGCGGCTTCGCCCTCGGCGAGCTGCGCGGCGCCTTCACCCTGCGTCGAACCCTGGATACCCCGAATGAGTGA
- a CDS encoding DUF2061 domain-containing protein, translating into MLKTMTFTLMHFCIAFGVAYALTGSLAVGSLLAIVEPLCNSVGFFLHEKIWQRVEHRQTDRQQSSAARWQHRHA; encoded by the coding sequence ATGCTCAAGACCATGACCTTCACCCTGATGCACTTCTGCATCGCCTTCGGCGTGGCCTATGCCCTGACCGGCAGCCTGGCCGTCGGCAGCCTGCTGGCCATCGTCGAACCGCTGTGCAACTCGGTCGGCTTCTTCCTGCACGAGAAGATCTGGCAGCGCGTGGAGCATCGGCAGACCGACAGGCAGCAATCCTCCGCAGCGCGCTGGCAGCACCGGCACGCCTGA
- a CDS encoding extracellular solute-binding protein, with protein MKKWIMAPLLAFALSPVHAQPLNVANWNDYIDPAVLADFTRETGIEVNYRTYDSDQEVYALLKQGEALDVVVPSTDNFGKLIREGLLRPYAAASLPGFEALEPLIMARVAGHDPTHEYGVPYLWGSIGLAVNVPQAEAALGGPVPNTWGLVFDKALLARLSACGVTLLDSANDVTSLLANYQGRSLGTAGEAYVSRVLEQLGRLRPHYRYIDSSRYVDDLGSGKLCVSMAWTGDALAAAAKGLPVKFMVPEEGSLVFVDILAIPAAAKNPEEAQAFIRYMLRPEVSARIARATYYQTPNARARQALEAEGGSVQAARLSADMFGYQAPREEVGKLIDDFWPRLLENRVGSR; from the coding sequence GTGAAGAAATGGATCATGGCGCCGCTGCTGGCGTTCGCGCTGTCCCCCGTCCACGCCCAGCCCCTGAATGTCGCCAACTGGAACGACTACATCGATCCTGCGGTGCTGGCGGATTTCACCCGGGAAACGGGGATCGAAGTCAATTACCGGACCTACGACAGCGATCAGGAAGTCTACGCGCTGCTGAAGCAGGGCGAGGCCCTGGATGTCGTGGTGCCCTCCACGGACAACTTCGGCAAGCTGATCAGGGAGGGATTGCTGCGGCCCTACGCGGCGGCCAGTCTGCCGGGGTTCGAGGCGCTCGAGCCGCTGATCATGGCGCGCGTGGCCGGCCATGATCCGACCCACGAGTACGGCGTGCCCTACCTGTGGGGCAGCATCGGCCTGGCGGTGAACGTGCCGCAGGCCGAGGCCGCGCTGGGCGGCCCGGTGCCCAATACCTGGGGGCTGGTCTTCGACAAGGCCCTGCTGGCCAGGTTGTCCGCCTGCGGGGTGACCCTGCTTGATTCGGCCAACGACGTGACCAGCCTGCTGGCCAACTACCAGGGGCGCAGCCTCGGAACGGCCGGCGAGGCCTATGTCTCGCGGGTGCTGGAGCAGCTCGGGCGGTTGCGCCCGCATTACCGCTACATCGACAGCAGCCGCTACGTCGACGATCTGGGCAGCGGCAAGCTCTGTGTGAGCATGGCCTGGACCGGCGATGCCCTGGCCGCTGCGGCCAAGGGGCTGCCGGTGAAGTTCATGGTGCCGGAGGAGGGCAGCCTGGTGTTCGTCGACATCCTGGCGATTCCTGCCGCCGCAAAGAACCCCGAGGAGGCGCAGGCCTTCATCCGCTACATGCTGCGCCCCGAGGTTTCCGCCCGCATTGCCCGGGCCACCTACTACCAGACGCCGAACGCCAGGGCGCGTCAGGCGCTGGAGGCGGAGGGCGGCAGCGTGCAGGCGGCGCGACTGAGTGCCGACATGTTCGGCTACCAGGCGCCGCGCGAGGAGGTCGGCAAGCTGATCGACGACTTCTGGCCGCGCCTGCTGGAGAATCGGGTAGGCAGCCGCTGA
- a CDS encoding cation acetate symporter, producing the protein MIARFLSAAALLAASPMLLAGEALTGEVQKQATNWTAISMFVIFIVLTMGITKWAAKRNTSTADYYTAGGSITGFQNGLAIAGDYMSAASFLGISALVFTSGFDGLIYSIGFLVGWPLILFLMAERLRNLGKFTFSDVASYRLGQTQIRVLSALGSLTVVAFYLIAQMVGAGKLIQLLFGLDYYVAVILVGVLMVCYVLFGGMLATTWVQIIKAVLLLSGASFMALMVMKHVGFDFGSLFSEAVKIHTKGEAIMSPGGLVTDPVSAISLGLALMFGTAGLPHILMRFFTVSDAKEARKSVFYATGFIGYFYILTFIIGFGAILLVSTNPEYKDATGAIIGGTNMVAIHLANAVGGNLFLGFISAVAFATILAVVAGLTLAGASAVSHDLYACVIKKGKAKEEDEMKVTKRTTLALGVVAILLGIAFEKQNIAFMVGLAFSIAASCNFPVLFLSMYWKNLTTRGALIGGALGLFTALVLTILSPTVWVQVLGNAEAIFPYSYPALFSVAVAFIGIWFFSITDKSKMASDERERFFPQFVRSQTGLGATGAVAH; encoded by the coding sequence ATGATTGCTCGTTTCCTGAGCGCTGCAGCCCTGCTGGCAGCCTCCCCGATGCTGCTGGCGGGCGAAGCCCTGACCGGCGAAGTCCAGAAGCAGGCGACCAACTGGACCGCCATTTCCATGTTCGTGATCTTCATCGTCCTGACGATGGGCATCACCAAGTGGGCGGCCAAGCGCAACACCTCCACCGCCGACTACTACACCGCCGGCGGCAGCATCACCGGCTTCCAGAACGGCCTGGCGATCGCCGGTGACTACATGTCCGCGGCGTCCTTCCTGGGTATTTCCGCCCTGGTGTTCACCAGCGGCTTCGACGGCCTGATCTACTCCATCGGCTTCCTGGTCGGCTGGCCGCTGATCCTGTTCCTGATGGCCGAACGCCTGCGCAACCTGGGCAAGTTCACCTTCTCCGACGTGGCGTCCTACCGTCTCGGCCAGACCCAGATCCGCGTCCTGTCGGCCCTGGGCTCGCTGACCGTGGTCGCCTTCTACCTGATCGCCCAGATGGTCGGTGCCGGCAAGCTGATCCAGCTGCTGTTCGGTCTCGACTACTACGTCGCGGTGATCCTGGTCGGCGTGCTGATGGTCTGCTACGTGCTGTTCGGCGGCATGCTGGCCACCACCTGGGTGCAGATCATCAAGGCGGTCCTGCTGCTGTCCGGTGCCAGCTTCATGGCGCTGATGGTGATGAAGCACGTGGGCTTCGACTTCGGCTCCCTGTTCTCCGAAGCCGTGAAGATCCACACCAAGGGCGAGGCCATCATGAGCCCCGGCGGCCTGGTGACCGATCCGGTTTCCGCGATCTCCCTGGGTCTGGCCCTGATGTTCGGTACCGCCGGTCTGCCGCACATCCTGATGCGCTTCTTCACCGTGTCTGACGCCAAGGAAGCCCGCAAGAGCGTGTTCTACGCTACCGGCTTCATCGGCTACTTCTACATCCTGACCTTCATCATCGGCTTCGGCGCGATCCTGCTGGTCAGCACCAACCCCGAGTACAAGGACGCCACTGGCGCCATCATCGGCGGCACCAACATGGTGGCCATCCACCTGGCCAACGCCGTCGGCGGCAACCTGTTCCTCGGCTTCATCTCCGCCGTGGCCTTCGCCACCATCCTGGCGGTGGTTGCCGGTCTGACCCTGGCTGGCGCCTCGGCCGTGTCCCACGACCTGTACGCCTGCGTGATCAAGAAGGGCAAGGCCAAGGAAGAGGACGAGATGAAGGTGACCAAGCGCACCACCCTGGCTCTGGGTGTGGTCGCGATCCTGCTGGGTATCGCCTTCGAGAAGCAGAACATCGCCTTCATGGTGGGTCTGGCCTTCTCCATCGCCGCCAGCTGCAACTTCCCGGTCCTGTTCCTCTCCATGTACTGGAAGAACCTGACCACCCGCGGCGCGCTGATCGGTGGTGCACTGGGTCTGTTCACTGCGCTGGTCCTGACCATCCTCAGCCCGACCGTCTGGGTGCAGGTGCTGGGCAACGCCGAGGCGATCTTCCCGTACTCCTACCCGGCGCTGTTCTCGGTGGCTGTTGCCTTCATCGGCATCTGGTTCTTCTCGATCACCGACAAGTCCAAGATGGCCAGCGACGAGCGCGAGCGTTTCTTCCCGCAGTTCGTGCGTTCGCAGACCGGCCTGGGTGCCACTGGTGCGGTAGCGCACTAA
- a CDS encoding metal-sensing transcriptional repressor: protein MSDTPPHQQDAMLKRLARIEGQVRGLQAMIRRGEDCEAIAQQFAAARKALDRAYQEMLACLLEEAVLDPEQDSRATLSRVRAIFTKYT, encoded by the coding sequence ATGAGTGACACGCCCCCCCACCAGCAGGACGCCATGCTCAAGCGCCTGGCCCGTATCGAGGGTCAAGTCCGCGGCCTGCAGGCGATGATCCGCCGCGGCGAGGACTGCGAGGCGATCGCCCAGCAATTCGCCGCGGCGCGCAAGGCACTGGACCGCGCCTACCAGGAAATGCTCGCGTGCCTGCTGGAGGAGGCGGTGCTCGATCCCGAACAGGACAGCCGCGCGACCCTCAGCCGGGTGCGCGCGATCTTCACCAAATACACCTGA
- a CDS encoding DUF485 domain-containing protein, giving the protein MNNENVYRQIYANPRFQELVAKRGRFAWILSTIMLVAYFAFILVIAFDPKVFGIPLGPDTVTTWGIPAGLGLIFLAIALTGVYVQRANGEFDRINQEILNEAQK; this is encoded by the coding sequence ATGAACAATGAAAACGTGTACCGGCAGATCTATGCCAACCCACGCTTCCAGGAACTGGTCGCCAAGCGCGGTCGTTTCGCGTGGATCCTTTCGACGATCATGCTGGTGGCCTACTTCGCCTTCATCCTCGTGATCGCCTTCGATCCGAAGGTGTTCGGCATTCCGCTCGGCCCGGATACCGTCACGACCTGGGGCATCCCGGCTGGCCTGGGCCTGATCTTCCTGGCCATCGCCCTGACCGGTGTCTACGTGCAGCGTGCCAACGGCGAGTTCGATCGCATCAACCAGGAAATCCTCAACGAGGCCCAAAAATAA